A region from the Corynebacterium halotolerans YIM 70093 = DSM 44683 genome encodes:
- the purB gene encoding adenylosuccinate lyase → MSPVAEKKKIANVLSSRYASAALTELWSPEHKIILERQLWIAVMKAQKSLGVDIPNEAIAAYESVIDRVDLASIAEREKVTRHDVKARIEEFNALAGHEHIHKGMTSRDLTENVEQLQVYRSLELIRDKAVAVVARVGGRAAQYQTLVMAGRSHNVAAQATTLGKRFASAADEMLVAIERVEQLLGRYSLRGIKGPMGTAQDMLDLMGGDEDKLAALETSIADHLGISRIFDSVGQVYPRSLDFDAVSALVQLGSGPSSLATTIRLMAGNETVTEGFKEGQVGSSAMPHKMNARSCERVGGLQVILRGYLTMLADLSGQQWNEGDVFCSVVRRVALPDAFFAIDGMFETFLTVLDEFGAFPAMIDRELERYLPFLATTRILMAAVRAGVGRETAHEVIKENAVAVALNMRENGADQDLIERLAADDRLPLDKEALDAALADKHAFIGAAESQVARVIGRVQTLVDNHPQAAGYQPGEIL, encoded by the coding sequence ATCAGCCCCGTGGCTGAGAAAAAGAAGATCGCAAATGTCCTGTCCTCGCGCTACGCGTCCGCGGCGCTGACCGAGCTGTGGAGCCCGGAGCACAAGATCATCCTGGAGCGCCAGCTCTGGATCGCCGTGATGAAGGCCCAGAAGAGCCTCGGCGTCGACATCCCGAACGAGGCGATCGCCGCCTACGAGTCCGTCATCGACCGCGTCGACCTGGCCTCCATCGCCGAGCGTGAGAAGGTCACCCGCCACGACGTCAAGGCCCGCATCGAGGAGTTCAACGCCCTGGCCGGGCACGAGCACATCCACAAGGGCATGACCTCCCGCGACCTCACCGAGAACGTCGAGCAGCTGCAGGTCTACCGCTCCCTGGAGCTCATCCGAGACAAGGCCGTCGCCGTCGTCGCCCGCGTCGGCGGGCGCGCCGCGCAGTACCAGACCCTGGTCATGGCCGGCCGCTCCCACAACGTCGCCGCCCAGGCCACGACCCTGGGCAAGCGCTTCGCCTCGGCCGCCGACGAGATGCTCGTGGCCATCGAGCGCGTCGAACAGCTGCTGGGCCGCTACTCGCTGCGCGGCATCAAGGGTCCGATGGGCACCGCCCAGGACATGCTCGACCTCATGGGCGGCGACGAGGACAAGCTCGCCGCCCTCGAGACCAGCATCGCCGACCACCTCGGCATCTCCCGCATCTTCGATTCCGTCGGGCAGGTCTACCCCCGTTCCCTGGACTTCGACGCCGTCTCCGCGCTCGTCCAGCTCGGTTCGGGCCCGTCGTCCCTGGCTACGACCATCCGCCTGATGGCCGGCAATGAGACCGTCACCGAGGGTTTCAAGGAGGGCCAGGTCGGCTCGTCCGCGATGCCGCACAAGATGAATGCCCGCTCCTGCGAGCGCGTCGGCGGCCTGCAGGTCATCCTGCGCGGCTACCTCACCATGCTGGCTGACCTGTCGGGCCAGCAGTGGAACGAGGGAGACGTGTTCTGCTCTGTGGTCCGCCGCGTGGCGCTTCCCGACGCCTTCTTCGCCATCGACGGCATGTTCGAGACCTTCCTGACCGTCCTCGACGAGTTCGGTGCCTTCCCCGCGATGATCGACCGCGAGCTCGAGCGCTACCTGCCGTTCCTGGCCACCACCCGCATCCTCATGGCCGCCGTCCGGGCCGGCGTCGGCCGCGAGACCGCGCACGAGGTCATCAAGGAGAACGCTGTCGCCGTCGCCCTGAACATGCGCGAGAACGGCGCGGACCAGGATCTCATCGAGCGCCTGGCCGCCGACGATCGCCTGCCGCTGGACAAGGAGGCGCTCGACGCCGCGCTGGCCGACAAGCACGCCTTCATCGGCGCCGCAGAGTCACAGGTGGCCCGGGTCATCGGCCGGGTCCAGACCCTGGTGGACAACCATCCGCAGGCCGCGGGCTACCAGCCGGGGGAGATTCTGTAG
- a CDS encoding HNH endonuclease signature motif containing protein, whose protein sequence is MGAAEDIARCVDQIEAGLAGLAGHLVDPSAVAFDEIREHFERLEQVVAGKSYLDAAFAFIAQEADAGRRVGSTKVVDYLTKRLGLSTAEAWSRVSQARSLFTPPEPPKPEPVEGSESEGERVARERAEREAQERARREREAQERMREKLRKEKAAAERLKLIERELEQLSLHAVPGRHVIYEQALEESRRRSPEDLRAWVRERVRHANAAGRRPDGARDLFAALRKRRIRFSRPDADGGVAFSGYLPADSAAKLKVALDPARKPEHLASVPPEEDKRTLDQRRADQLDHILTGYLSGEGARPGGIGSIVVSTTIDDLDSLSLDSRFPTNTGDLLNPLELLRLGAAGTDYLCLFDKDAVVPLAMGRARRTATLEQRIALLAAELVCTDPGCDRPETDCDAHHLVPWVQGGRTDVENLTLRCRKHHGNNNDARDGSGGMGHAERDPVTGRVGHRWAGAADVEVNDTVAQQRSAADKLRRRGRPGEPPGNRPGESPGDPSARPSGPSSDPPPDEPTLFDRSA, encoded by the coding sequence ATGGGGGCGGCTGAGGACATCGCGCGGTGCGTCGACCAGATCGAGGCCGGTCTGGCGGGGCTGGCCGGGCACCTGGTCGATCCCTCGGCCGTCGCCTTTGACGAGATCCGCGAGCACTTCGAGCGTCTCGAGCAGGTCGTGGCCGGCAAGTCCTATCTGGACGCCGCCTTCGCGTTCATCGCCCAGGAGGCGGACGCGGGCCGACGGGTCGGCTCCACCAAGGTGGTCGACTACCTGACGAAAAGGCTGGGCTTGTCCACCGCCGAGGCGTGGAGCCGCGTCAGCCAGGCCCGCTCCCTGTTCACCCCGCCGGAGCCGCCGAAGCCGGAACCCGTTGAGGGATCGGAGTCGGAGGGGGAGCGGGTGGCCCGGGAGCGGGCCGAGCGGGAGGCTCAGGAGAGGGCCCGCCGGGAGCGCGAGGCCCAGGAGCGCATGCGGGAGAAACTCCGGAAGGAGAAGGCCGCCGCGGAGCGGCTCAAACTCATCGAGCGCGAGCTCGAGCAGCTGTCCCTGCACGCCGTGCCCGGACGCCACGTCATCTACGAGCAGGCACTCGAGGAATCCAGGCGGCGCAGCCCCGAGGACCTGCGGGCCTGGGTGCGTGAGCGCGTGCGCCACGCCAACGCCGCCGGGCGCAGACCGGACGGGGCCCGGGATCTCTTCGCGGCACTGCGCAAGCGCAGGATCCGGTTCTCCCGCCCCGACGCCGATGGCGGGGTGGCCTTCTCGGGATACCTGCCCGCCGACTCGGCCGCGAAACTCAAGGTCGCGCTCGATCCGGCCAGGAAACCCGAGCACCTGGCCTCCGTGCCGCCGGAGGAGGACAAGCGAACCCTCGATCAGCGCCGGGCTGACCAGCTCGACCACATCCTCACCGGATACCTCTCCGGAGAGGGCGCCAGACCCGGGGGAATCGGCTCGATCGTGGTCTCCACGACGATCGACGACCTCGACTCCCTGAGCCTGGACAGCCGCTTCCCGACCAATACCGGCGACCTGCTGAATCCCCTGGAACTGCTGCGGCTGGGCGCGGCCGGGACAGACTACCTGTGCCTGTTCGACAAGGATGCGGTCGTTCCGCTGGCGATGGGCCGCGCCCGGCGCACCGCCACGCTGGAACAGCGGATCGCGCTGCTGGCGGCCGAGCTGGTGTGCACCGATCCCGGCTGCGACCGCCCGGAGACCGACTGCGATGCCCACCACCTGGTCCCCTGGGTGCAGGGCGGGCGGACCGACGTCGAGAACCTGACCCTCAGATGCCGGAAACACCACGGCAACAACAACGACGCCCGGGACGGCAGCGGCGGGATGGGGCACGCTGAACGCGATCCCGTCACCGGCCGGGTCGGTCACCGCTGGGCCGGTGCCGCCGACGTCGAGGTCAACGACACCGTGGCGCAGCAACGTTCGGCGGCGGACAAACTCCGGCGGCGGGGAAGGCCCGGGGAGCCACCGGGGAATCGTCCCGGAGAGTCGCCCGGTGATCCGTCCGCTCGGCCATCCGGTCCGTCATCGGATCCGCCGCCGGATGAACCCACCCTGTTCGACCGATCCGCCTGA